Proteins from one Thermosipho japonicus genomic window:
- a CDS encoding amidase family protein, with amino-acid sequence MKNLTVKKFNDLYDEGKITSERLVEFYLERISKINLNAILEINPDALFIARALDRERRNGKKRSNLHGIPIVIKGNIDTKDKMQTTAGAKALEGNFANSDAFVVKKLREAGCVIIGKANLTEFANFVSFKMPNGYSRLGGQTRNPYGDFDTGGSSSGSAVAIAADLALLSIGTETSGSILSPSSMNSCVGLKPTVGTVSRTGIIPISFTQDTAGPITRTVEDTFELFKVIFGYDHQDPATYSIENSSFDSKIEIIHDLYGMKFGYTDQIFGWLDKEMVDIFLENLKRIEKLGGKIKKVEFKNLDKINNIEVLYYEFKLGINNYLKDKNLKVKTLSDIIKYNFENRDAIPFGQNILLHSDATDIKEGRYIEYLLNDKKYAKGEIDRLFNENDLDALLFPANYGAHITAKAQYPSIVVPAGFTEKGPFGLTFSARAFEESKLFSIALLFEKSFQERKLPDID; translated from the coding sequence TTGAAAAATTTAACTGTTAAGAAATTTAATGATTTATACGATGAGGGCAAAATAACTTCTGAAAGACTGGTGGAGTTTTATCTTGAACGTATTTCAAAAATTAATTTGAACGCAATTCTTGAAATTAATCCTGATGCACTTTTTATTGCAAGAGCTTTAGATAGAGAGCGAAGAAACGGAAAAAAAAGGAGTAATTTACATGGAATTCCTATTGTCATCAAAGGAAATATTGATACTAAAGATAAAATGCAAACTACAGCTGGTGCTAAAGCTTTGGAAGGAAATTTTGCAAATTCCGATGCTTTTGTAGTTAAAAAGTTAAGGGAAGCAGGCTGTGTAATCATAGGTAAGGCAAATTTGACCGAATTTGCAAATTTTGTATCTTTTAAAATGCCCAATGGGTATAGTAGGTTGGGAGGACAGACTAGAAATCCGTATGGAGATTTTGATACAGGTGGTTCAAGTTCTGGGTCAGCAGTTGCAATAGCTGCAGATTTAGCGCTTCTTTCGATAGGAACTGAAACTTCGGGCTCTATTCTTTCGCCTTCTAGTATGAATTCTTGTGTGGGTTTAAAACCAACGGTAGGTACAGTAAGTAGGACAGGTATTATACCAATTTCATTCACACAGGATACGGCAGGACCAATAACAAGAACGGTAGAAGATACTTTTGAATTATTTAAGGTTATTTTTGGATATGACCATCAAGATCCTGCAACATACTCAATTGAAAATTCTTCTTTTGATAGTAAAATAGAAATTATTCACGATTTATATGGTATGAAATTTGGCTATACAGATCAAATATTTGGATGGCTCGATAAAGAGATGGTAGATATATTTTTAGAAAATTTAAAAAGAATTGAAAAATTGGGTGGAAAGATAAAAAAAGTAGAATTTAAAAATCTTGATAAAATAAATAACATAGAAGTTTTATATTATGAGTTTAAATTGGGGATTAACAATTATCTAAAAGATAAAAATTTAAAGGTTAAAACGTTGAGTGATATTATAAAGTATAATTTTGAAAATAGAGATGCTATACCATTTGGGCAGAATATCTTGCTTCATTCAGATGCAACTGATATTAAAGAAGGAAGATACATAGAATATCTTTTAAATGATAAAAAGTATGCAAAAGGTGAGATAGATAGATTATTCAATGAAAATGATCTTGATGCATTATTGTTTCCAGCAAATTATGGAGCACATATTACAGCAAAAGCGCAGTATCCATCAATTGTTGTCCCAGCAGGTTTTACTGAAAAAGGACCTTTTGGCCTTACTTTTTCAGCAAGGGCATTCGAAGAAAGTAAATTATTTTCCATTGCTTTACTATTTGAAAAAAGTTTCCAAGAAAGAAAACTTCCAGATATTGATTAG
- a CDS encoding carbohydrate ABC transporter permease, translating to MQAKKIIYRFILYFLVAIILIWCIFPFYWAIISSLKPDKDLFEVYPSLFPKRITFENYIKVFTERPFHINILNSVIVAGVTTLASLLIGSLAAYAIARLRFKGKVIVMSLILAVSMFPQVSILGSLFVLLRKMHLINTYPGLILPYIAITLPLTTWILQNFFRELPKEVEESAAIDGCSRLRTLWSIVLPMAAPGLVATGLLTFISAWNEFLFALTFMQRPEKYTVPVAIALFKGASQYEIPWGQIMAAAVIVTTPLVILVLIFQKKIIAGLSAGSVKG from the coding sequence ATGCAGGCAAAAAAGATAATTTATAGATTTATATTGTATTTCTTGGTTGCTATCATTTTGATATGGTGTATTTTTCCTTTTTATTGGGCAATAATATCATCTTTAAAGCCTGATAAGGATTTGTTTGAAGTTTATCCTTCTTTGTTTCCTAAGAGAATAACCTTTGAAAATTATATTAAAGTATTTACTGAAAGACCTTTTCATATTAATATTTTAAACAGTGTAATTGTTGCGGGTGTTACAACACTTGCCTCACTTTTGATAGGTTCTCTTGCAGCATACGCTATTGCAAGGTTAAGATTTAAAGGTAAAGTAATAGTGATGTCTTTGATATTGGCTGTTAGCATGTTTCCTCAGGTTTCTATATTGGGTTCCCTATTTGTCCTTTTGAGAAAAATGCATTTAATAAATACATATCCTGGTTTGATATTACCGTATATAGCTATTACTTTGCCATTAACAACATGGATTTTGCAAAATTTCTTTAGAGAGTTACCAAAAGAAGTTGAAGAATCAGCAGCTATTGATGGATGTTCAAGATTAAGGACACTATGGTCAATAGTTCTTCCTATGGCGGCTCCTGGACTTGTTGCAACTGGATTGTTGACCTTTATTTCAGCATGGAATGAGTTTTTATTTGCTTTAACGTTTATGCAACGTCCTGAAAAGTACACTGTCCCTGTAGCGATTGCACTTTTTAAGGGAGCCTCGCAATATGAGATTCCTTGGGGGCAAATAATGGCTGCTGCTGTAATTGTAACTACTCCGCTGGTTATTCTAGTTTTGATTTTCCAAAAAAAGATTATTGCCGGTCTTTCGGCAGGTTCTGTGAAAGGATGA
- a CDS encoding carbohydrate ABC transporter permease: MQRKEPLIAFWMILPAILVISVIAFFPLFKTFYDSFYSFSLNPRFPRQFVGFGNYIRLFNDYRFWDALKTTIIFTLVSVALETILGLMIALIVNQDFKFRGAVRAAMLIPWAIPTAISSQMWRWMFNDQFGIMSRFYEALHIIEPGTPILGRPNLALWAIIQVDVWKTTPFMALLILAGLQLIPEQLYEAAKIDGANMIQRFFKITLPQLAPTIAVALIFRTLDALRVFDVVYVMTRGSVGTETLSVYNRVLLMDRAFTSASFGYGSSLSVIIFLLISIFAIIYIKSLKLQFD; encoded by the coding sequence ATGCAGAGGAAGGAGCCTTTAATTGCTTTTTGGATGATTTTGCCGGCTATATTAGTCATCTCAGTGATTGCGTTTTTTCCACTTTTTAAAACATTCTATGATAGTTTTTATTCATTTAGTTTAAATCCAAGATTTCCAAGACAATTTGTTGGATTTGGTAATTATATAAGGCTTTTCAATGATTATAGATTTTGGGATGCACTAAAAACTACAATAATTTTTACTCTCGTTTCGGTTGCACTAGAAACAATTTTGGGTTTAATGATTGCCTTGATTGTTAATCAGGATTTTAAATTTCGCGGAGCTGTAAGGGCTGCTATGCTTATTCCATGGGCAATTCCTACAGCAATATCTTCTCAGATGTGGAGATGGATGTTTAATGATCAATTTGGGATTATGTCAAGATTTTATGAAGCACTTCATATAATAGAACCTGGAACACCGATTCTTGGAAGACCTAATTTAGCACTTTGGGCTATTATACAAGTAGATGTTTGGAAAACAACACCTTTTATGGCTCTTTTAATATTGGCTGGTTTGCAATTGATCCCAGAGCAGTTGTATGAAGCAGCAAAAATTGATGGAGCCAATATGATTCAAAGATTTTTTAAAATTACATTGCCACAGCTAGCTCCTACCATAGCTGTTGCTCTAATTTTTAGAACATTGGATGCGTTAAGGGTGTTTGATGTTGTTTATGTTATGACTCGAGGAAGTGTAGGTACGGAAACTTTGTCGGTTTACAATAGAGTATTGTTAATGGATAGAGCATTTACAAGTGCTTCATTTGGATATGGTTCTTCATTGTCGGTTATAATTTTTCTATTAATCTCAATTTTTGCAATTATTTATATTAAGTCTTTAAAGCTCCAGTTTGATTAA
- a CDS encoding ABC transporter substrate-binding protein: protein MKRLFVLFSLLLVFALSFSITTITMTSGGVGKELEVLYAQLKEFMKQNPDIVVTVIPMPDSSTERHDLYVTYLAAGESDPDVLMLDVIWPPEFAPFLEDLTDDYNYFELDKFLPGTVKSVTVDGKIVAVPWFTDAGLLYYRKDLLEKYGYDHPPQTWDELVEMAQKISKAEGIEGFVWQGARYEGLVCDFMEYVWSFGTDVLDENGNVIINNPKAIDALKFMVDLIYKYKISPEGVTTYMEEDARRIFQTGNAVFMRNWPYAWSLANSDDSPIKGKVGIAPLPKGPGPDGKHAATLGGWNLGINVYSSPKEKEAAKKLIKFLTSSEQQLYKAVNAGQNPTRKEVYDKPELKEANPFMVELFDVFINALPRPRTASYAEVSDAIQRYVHAALTRELTPEQAISRLEKELKMLLGK, encoded by the coding sequence ATGAAAAGGTTGTTTGTTTTATTTTCTTTGCTTTTAGTTTTTGCTTTATCATTTTCAATTACCACTATTACTATGACTTCTGGAGGTGTGGGAAAGGAACTAGAAGTTTTGTATGCACAATTAAAAGAATTTATGAAGCAAAATCCTGACATTGTTGTTACGGTAATTCCAATGCCTGATTCTTCTACAGAAAGGCATGATTTGTACGTTACTTATTTGGCTGCTGGTGAAAGTGATCCAGATGTTTTAATGTTAGATGTAATTTGGCCACCAGAATTTGCTCCATTTTTAGAAGACCTAACAGATGACTATAATTATTTTGAACTTGATAAATTTTTACCAGGAACTGTAAAATCTGTTACCGTTGATGGAAAAATTGTTGCCGTTCCTTGGTTTACTGATGCAGGACTATTGTATTACAGAAAGGATTTATTAGAAAAGTATGGATATGATCATCCACCTCAAACATGGGATGAACTTGTAGAAATGGCTCAAAAGATTTCAAAGGCAGAAGGTATTGAAGGATTTGTCTGGCAAGGTGCAAGATATGAAGGACTTGTTTGTGATTTTATGGAATATGTCTGGTCATTTGGAACAGATGTTTTGGATGAAAATGGTAATGTAATTATTAATAACCCAAAAGCTATTGACGCATTAAAATTCATGGTTGATTTAATCTACAAGTATAAGATTTCACCCGAAGGTGTTACAACGTATATGGAAGAAGATGCAAGGAGAATATTCCAGACAGGAAATGCGGTATTTATGAGAAACTGGCCATATGCATGGTCACTTGCTAATAGTGATGATTCACCAATTAAAGGTAAGGTTGGAATTGCACCACTTCCAAAGGGACCTGGTCCAGATGGAAAACATGCAGCAACATTAGGTGGATGGAATCTTGGAATAAATGTATATTCTTCTCCAAAAGAAAAGGAAGCTGCTAAAAAACTTATAAAGTTCTTAACAAGTTCAGAACAACAACTTTATAAGGCAGTAAATGCAGGTCAAAATCCAACTAGAAAAGAAGTTTATGACAAACCAGAATTAAAAGAAGCTAATCCATTTATGGTTGAATTGTTTGATGTATTTATTAATGCACTTCCAAGACCAAGAACAGCAAGTTATGCAGAAGTTTCTGATGCTATCCAAAGATATGTACATGCTGCATTAACCAGGGAACTAACACCTGAGCAAGCAATTTCAAGATTGGAAAAAGAGCTAAAAATGTTGCTTGGAAAATAA
- a CDS encoding glycosyltransferase produces the protein MRVKLPIRKINDYNTVAKEEVEELIELSKELKGLKVVHVNATSYGGGVAELLYTLVPLMNDLGLNASWEVLEAPNEFFNVTKKFHNAFQGADIDISDNEFKLFEKVNKDNAEKLNLDADIVIIHDPQPFFMPLFKDGKYIWRCHIDTSNPNFNVWNKITFKAADKYSKALFHLNEYVQEPFKQIAVEFPPSIDPLSDKNKQLSKKVIEEIALKYNIDLNRPIITVVARFDPWKDLKSAIDVYRILKEKVDIQLLIVSAMAKDDPEGWILFEDILRYAGTDPDIHFLTDLKGVGHIEVNAFQTISTVGLHTATKEGFGLVISEMLWKQNPVVARPVGGVKVQVIDGFNGFLRNDIKELADAIYEIITNESLRRQLGKNARKVVKEKFLTTSHLKRYLKVIKEVIS, from the coding sequence ATGAGAGTAAAACTTCCCATAAGGAAAATCAATGATTACAATACAGTGGCAAAAGAAGAGGTTGAAGAGTTGATAGAACTTTCAAAAGAATTAAAAGGTCTTAAAGTTGTCCACGTAAATGCCACTTCATATGGAGGCGGAGTTGCAGAATTACTCTATACTTTAGTTCCATTAATGAATGATCTAGGTTTAAATGCATCTTGGGAAGTTTTAGAAGCACCAAATGAATTTTTTAATGTTACAAAAAAATTTCATAATGCTTTTCAAGGAGCCGACATTGATATCTCAGATAATGAATTTAAACTCTTTGAAAAGGTTAATAAAGATAATGCTGAAAAGTTAAATTTGGATGCCGACATTGTTATAATTCATGATCCTCAACCGTTCTTTATGCCTTTATTTAAAGATGGAAAGTACATATGGAGATGTCATATTGATACTTCAAATCCAAATTTTAATGTTTGGAATAAAATTACTTTCAAAGCAGCAGATAAATACTCAAAAGCTTTATTTCACTTAAATGAATATGTTCAAGAACCGTTTAAACAAATAGCTGTTGAATTTCCACCAAGTATAGATCCTTTAAGTGATAAAAACAAGCAACTTTCAAAAAAAGTAATTGAAGAAATTGCTTTAAAGTACAATATTGACCTAAATAGACCTATTATTACAGTGGTTGCAAGGTTTGATCCATGGAAAGATTTAAAAAGTGCTATTGATGTATATAGGATTTTAAAAGAAAAAGTTGACATACAATTACTTATTGTTTCAGCCATGGCTAAAGACGATCCCGAAGGATGGATATTATTCGAAGATATATTAAGATATGCTGGCACTGATCCAGACATTCACTTTTTAACTGATCTAAAGGGTGTTGGACATATAGAAGTTAATGCTTTCCAGACTATATCAACAGTTGGATTGCACACAGCAACAAAAGAAGGGTTTGGGCTTGTAATATCTGAAATGCTCTGGAAACAAAATCCTGTGGTAGCAAGACCAGTAGGCGGCGTAAAAGTACAAGTAATAGATGGATTTAATGGTTTTTTAAGAAATGATATAAAAGAACTTGCTGATGCAATATATGAAATAATAACAAATGAAAGTCTAAGGAGACAATTAGGCAAAAACGCTAGAAAAGTAGTTAAAGAGAAATTTTTAACTACTTCACATCTAAAAAGGTATTTAAAAGTTATAAAGGAGGTTATCAGTTGA
- a CDS encoding ROK family transcriptional regulator, with protein MKLNNSKKILLNLLFKNEAYRNQLQKSLKVTPSTLSYILDNLKKKGYITVLKSESETVGRPKHIIKMDKDFWKSIGIRIGRESVNLTVFNGYFEEEEKISIKLTKNDIGNENISKIIEKIIKKVSSLDKIKAIGIALSGNIDKDKANSKILKLENFNPHYIIKKLLPNATVSLLNDVEAIATEEFLKHGGKKILVINYGTGIGACFYESHGIYEKSERKIIELGHFYAGTNEKCYCGATGCLETIASDYANLKRYKFSNLKIEDFILNEELYNNDLDVLRNLHKRYEKKAQEIYNESFKYLAIFLTNIFKLFNPEKIILSGEGVTKWFSNELERKINSISTFPVSITYRGLKNNIEFGAAVDALREYILKSNL; from the coding sequence TTGAAATTAAATAATTCAAAAAAAATACTTTTAAACCTACTCTTTAAAAACGAAGCCTACAGAAATCAACTGCAAAAATCTTTAAAAGTTACTCCTTCCACCCTTTCGTATATATTAGATAATCTAAAAAAGAAAGGGTATATTACTGTATTAAAAAGCGAAAGTGAAACTGTAGGAAGACCTAAACATATAATCAAAATGGATAAGGATTTTTGGAAAAGCATTGGAATTAGAATCGGTAGAGAAAGTGTAAATTTGACTGTTTTTAATGGATACTTTGAGGAAGAAGAGAAAATATCAATAAAGTTAACTAAAAATGATATTGGAAATGAAAATATATCAAAAATTATAGAGAAAATTATCAAAAAAGTATCATCTTTAGATAAAATAAAAGCTATCGGAATTGCTCTTTCAGGAAATATAGATAAAGACAAAGCAAACTCTAAGATCTTAAAACTCGAAAACTTTAATCCACACTATATAATTAAAAAATTACTTCCTAATGCCACTGTAAGCCTACTTAACGATGTTGAAGCAATTGCAACTGAAGAATTTTTAAAACATGGAGGAAAGAAAATTCTGGTAATAAATTATGGAACTGGTATAGGAGCATGCTTTTATGAATCACATGGAATATACGAAAAAAGTGAAAGAAAAATAATCGAACTTGGGCATTTCTATGCAGGAACAAATGAAAAGTGCTACTGTGGAGCAACTGGCTGCCTTGAAACCATAGCTTCAGATTATGCAAATCTTAAAAGATATAAATTTTCAAACTTAAAAATTGAAGATTTCATACTAAATGAGGAGTTATACAACAATGACTTAGACGTACTTAGAAATTTGCACAAGAGATATGAAAAAAAAGCCCAAGAAATCTACAACGAATCTTTCAAATACCTTGCTATTTTTCTTACTAATATTTTTAAGCTTTTCAACCCTGAAAAAATAATTCTTTCTGGTGAAGGTGTAACAAAATGGTTTTCAAATGAGCTAGAAAGAAAAATTAATTCCATTTCTACTTTTCCAGTATCTATAACGTACAGAGGGCTTAAAAACAATATAGAATTTGGTGCAGCGGTAGATGCTTTAAGAGAATATATCTTAAAATCTAATCTTTAA
- a CDS encoding methyl-accepting chemotaxis protein: protein MFKNLLYFLLGGIVILLVIFSINSYLKEDGLQEFLPKLKVDGALLDESFLTFDDENLHEFEVVLDQKNKYVAFTVTANQEVKVYQDRKLIFSLTGPDLNSWHRYYYLPLNGTTKFLFYSKNVGGVESSWYIGNLKAIQSVVEKHNFANEMLHYFTSGFAVAIFILMLLMYFGIRDKSLLFGAITVLSPVLLSLDEMNLLMPPLLFWKKIVILGAALSMYFALEFAYSLFKIKKNLLFKIYVIMYWILYIRVLFAANLSTVREYYSQFYLFAILALFYISYIFVKNSKNFSERIVTLGLGSVVFGILLSIFSILGIVEINYMFFNLAQTGFGITIGMYAFVKIIEINNETKIANEKINNLLEKERENMKILEKWSQKARELSHVVFDTTKKVQEIDLSLYENAKIVDSDINNLLFVLEKFNGFLNEVEEKTNEISEKINKVSKIGEKIEESSRENLANLSSVLKMTKDLIKVNESLNASFVEFSKGIDMIEDVTTKIQDIAEQTNLLSLNAAIEAARAGEAGKGFAVVAEEIRKLSQDTGRLVESINETVGSTRRTFSKVNSVIVELSNNLSTVIDKNQSVLNSIDENTNDMSDMFEEFKIIVEMTEMQNQLSQNVQEEVQKIETIARDVEEKFKELRRKQEEISQMIKQISQKSDELNNL from the coding sequence ATGTTTAAGAATTTATTGTACTTTTTACTTGGAGGAATTGTAATTCTTTTAGTTATTTTTTCAATTAATTCGTATTTAAAAGAGGATGGACTACAAGAATTTTTGCCAAAACTTAAAGTTGATGGGGCACTTTTAGATGAAAGTTTTTTAACATTTGATGATGAAAACCTGCATGAATTTGAAGTTGTTTTAGATCAAAAAAATAAGTATGTAGCATTTACGGTTACTGCAAATCAAGAAGTGAAAGTTTATCAAGATAGAAAATTAATATTTTCTTTAACTGGACCAGATCTAAATTCATGGCATAGGTATTATTATCTTCCATTAAATGGGACAACAAAATTTTTATTTTATTCAAAAAATGTCGGTGGTGTTGAATCAAGCTGGTATATAGGTAATTTAAAAGCTATTCAGAGTGTGGTTGAAAAACATAATTTTGCTAACGAAATGCTTCATTATTTTACATCTGGTTTTGCAGTCGCTATATTTATATTAATGCTCCTTATGTATTTTGGAATAAGAGATAAAAGTTTATTGTTTGGAGCAATAACAGTTTTAAGTCCTGTTTTATTGTCTTTGGATGAGATGAATTTATTAATGCCTCCCTTATTATTTTGGAAGAAGATCGTAATTTTAGGAGCTGCCTTATCAATGTATTTTGCTTTAGAATTTGCATATAGTTTGTTTAAAATAAAGAAAAATCTATTATTCAAAATCTATGTAATAATGTATTGGATTTTGTATATAAGAGTTTTATTTGCTGCAAATCTTTCAACTGTTAGAGAATATTATTCCCAATTCTATCTATTTGCAATTTTGGCTTTATTCTATATCTCATATATTTTTGTAAAGAATTCTAAGAATTTTTCTGAAAGAATTGTAACACTAGGATTGGGAAGCGTAGTATTTGGAATATTATTGTCTATTTTCTCAATCTTAGGAATAGTTGAGATAAACTATATGTTTTTTAATCTTGCTCAAACAGGCTTTGGAATCACCATTGGTATGTATGCTTTTGTAAAAATAATTGAAATTAACAATGAAACAAAAATTGCAAATGAAAAGATTAACAATTTGCTAGAAAAGGAAAGAGAGAACATGAAAATTCTTGAAAAATGGTCTCAGAAAGCAAGAGAACTTTCTCATGTTGTTTTTGATACAACTAAAAAAGTTCAGGAAATAGATTTGAGTTTATATGAGAATGCAAAAATTGTTGATAGTGATATAAATAATCTTTTATTTGTGCTTGAAAAATTTAACGGATTTTTAAATGAAGTAGAGGAAAAGACAAATGAAATTTCAGAAAAGATCAATAAAGTAAGTAAAATAGGTGAAAAGATTGAGGAATCTTCCAGAGAAAATTTAGCAAATCTTTCAAGTGTACTGAAGATGACTAAAGATCTTATAAAAGTAAATGAATCTCTTAATGCATCATTTGTTGAATTTTCAAAGGGAATTGATATGATCGAAGATGTTACAACAAAGATTCAAGATATTGCAGAACAAACTAATTTGTTGTCTTTAAATGCTGCAATTGAAGCAGCAAGGGCAGGAGAAGCTGGAAAAGGATTTGCTGTGGTTGCAGAAGAGATTAGAAAATTGTCCCAAGATACAGGAAGGTTGGTAGAATCTATAAATGAAACAGTGGGTAGTACAAGAAGAACTTTTTCAAAAGTTAATTCAGTAATTGTGGAATTGTCAAATAATCTTTCAACTGTAATTGATAAAAATCAGAGTGTTTTAAATTCGATTGATGAAAATACAAATGATATGTCCGATATGTTTGAAGAATTTAAGATAATTGTAGAAATGACGGAAATGCAAAATCAGCTTTCTCAAAATGTTCAAGAAGAAGTTCAAAAAATAGAAACTATAGCAAGAGATGTTGAGGAAAAATTCAAGGAATTAAGAAGAAAGCAGGAAGAAATTTCACAAATGATTAAGCAAATATCTCAAAAATCAGATGAATTAAATAATTTATAG
- a CDS encoding ABC transporter ATP-binding protein, with the protein MIKVKNLKKYYGKNVGIEDVSFEVKEGEIVGLIGPNGAGKTTTIRILTGFLTPNNGEAYIDNKKMPFEIDKVKKNIGYIPGEVNFYGDMKIKDFLKFNRAFYQNIDQDYEKYIIKTLGIDLNKKFKELSLGNKKKIAILQALVHKPKYLILDEPTSGLDPLVQQKFYDLLEEHKKNGAAILFSSHILSEVEKLCDKFAMIKEGNIVKFGNIESLKDFSIKLVNVYGLKECDLIKKYSFKKDSKSYTFEIRSIELKTFLNDLLNCEFKDIEIKNPALEDVFLKLYK; encoded by the coding sequence ATGATTAAGGTTAAAAATTTGAAAAAATATTATGGAAAAAATGTCGGTATTGAAGATGTAAGTTTTGAAGTAAAAGAAGGTGAAATAGTTGGATTAATAGGTCCTAATGGTGCTGGAAAAACAACAACCATTAGAATTTTAACGGGTTTTCTAACTCCCAATAATGGTGAAGCATATATTGATAATAAAAAGATGCCATTTGAAATTGACAAAGTCAAAAAAAATATTGGATATATTCCAGGTGAAGTAAATTTCTATGGCGATATGAAAATAAAAGACTTTCTAAAATTTAACAGGGCATTTTATCAAAACATAGATCAAGATTATGAAAAATATATTATCAAAACATTAGGAATAGATTTAAATAAAAAATTTAAAGAACTTTCTCTTGGAAACAAAAAGAAAATAGCAATTCTTCAAGCACTAGTACACAAACCAAAATATTTAATATTAGACGAACCTACAAGTGGTCTTGATCCACTAGTCCAGCAAAAATTTTACGATCTTTTAGAAGAACATAAAAAAAATGGTGCAGCAATATTGTTCTCATCTCATATATTATCAGAAGTTGAAAAATTATGTGATAAATTTGCAATGATAAAAGAGGGAAATATTGTAAAATTTGGAAATATAGAAAGTTTAAAAGATTTTTCCATAAAGCTAGTTAATGTATACGGCTTAAAGGAATGCGATTTGATAAAAAAATACAGCTTCAAAAAAGACTCAAAAAGTTACACATTCGAAATAAGATCAATAGAATTAAAAACATTTTTAAATGATCTTTTAAATTGTGAGTTCAAAGATATTGAGATCAAAAATCCTGCACTCGAAGATGTCTTTTTAAAACTTTATAAATAG
- a CDS encoding ABC transporter permease subunit — protein MNILKKEINQNIIVILIWMIVISLFIWMFSAATTFFLDENTPALKIIQNMPEKLLKTFNIEIDVLSKPEGIFGTEGMTFMYIFFGIFSSIIASKIFAGEFDNKTIEYLLVKPVSRTKTFLSKIAATILLITILSFNFLLSEHIFFPLYIKNFSKQVMNYFFIYIFISSIFFASFSTFLSMIFRKRKLLNTISISFVFLMFFLNSVTEGVENFEFLRKISIFYYFSTINILKELTINYSAVASIIFISTILFILSHYIFKNNDISI, from the coding sequence ATGAATATACTAAAAAAAGAAATAAATCAAAATATAATAGTCATCTTAATATGGATGATAGTTATATCGCTTTTTATTTGGATGTTTTCAGCTGCAACAACATTCTTTTTAGACGAAAATACACCTGCTTTAAAAATAATCCAAAATATGCCAGAAAAATTATTAAAAACATTTAATATTGAAATTGACGTTTTATCCAAACCGGAAGGTATCTTTGGAACCGAAGGTATGACATTTATGTATATCTTCTTTGGAATATTTTCCTCAATAATCGCAAGTAAAATTTTTGCAGGTGAATTTGATAACAAAACAATAGAATATTTGCTTGTTAAACCAGTTAGTAGAACTAAAACTTTTTTATCGAAAATAGCAGCTACAATTTTACTTATAACAATACTTTCATTTAATTTCTTGCTTTCAGAGCATATATTCTTCCCACTTTATATTAAAAATTTTAGCAAACAGGTTATGAATTATTTTTTTATTTACATATTTATTTCTTCCATTTTCTTTGCATCATTTTCTACATTTTTATCTATGATATTTAGAAAAAGAAAGCTTCTAAATACTATATCTATATCGTTTGTCTTTTTAATGTTTTTTCTAAATTCTGTTACCGAAGGTGTAGAAAACTTTGAATTTCTTAGAAAAATAAGCATTTTCTATTATTTTTCAACAATAAATATACTTAAAGAACTAACTATAAATTACAGTGCAGTAGCTTCAATTATCTTTATTTCAACAATTTTATTTATTTTATCACATTACATATTCAAAAATAATGATATTTCAATCTAA